Below is a genomic region from Actinomyces weissii.
CGAGGCCCCGGTCTGTCAGGACTGGATGCGGGTGCTCAGGCCTTCTTCTTGCCCGAGGACTTGGCGGCGGCCTCCTGCGCGGCGGCGAAGGAGTCAGCCTCGTCCTCCTCGCGCCCCGGCGTCGCGAAGTTGAGCTTCGTGATCAGGAAGCGGAACAGGAAGTAGTAGATCACGGCGTAGACCAGGCCCAGGATGATGACCATGATCGGGCCGGGCAGGACGGAGGTGGACAGCTCGGAGGACTTGCCCCAGTTGATGAGGAAGTCGGTCGCACCAGCGGAGAAGGAGAAGCCGTACTTGACACCCAGGAAGTTGGAGACGGCCAGGGCCGAGCCGGTCAGCACGGCGTGCACCGCGTACAGCGGGAAGGCCACGTAAGCGAAGGCGTACTCCAGGGGCTCGGTGACACCGGTGATGAAGGCGGTCAGGGCGACCGAGACCATCAGGGCGCCGGTGGCCTTGCGCTTCTCGGGCTTGGCGGTGTGCCAGATGGCCAGGGCGGCGGCCGGCAGCGCGAACATCATGATCGGGAAGAAGCCGGTCATGAAGCCGCCGGTCCAGGCGTTGGAGCCATCCACGCCGTTGAAGAAGCAGGTGAGGTCACCGTGGAGGACGTCGCCGGAGGCGTTCTTGCACTCACCGAGCTGGAACCACGGGATGGAGTTGAGCAGGTGGTGCAGGCCGAAGGGGATCAGCAGACGGTTAGCGGTACCGAAGACGAAGGCCGCGAGGGCGCCGGAGACACCGCCCTCAGAACCGGCCTGCATGAGCCAGCCACCGAGCTGCTTGTTGATCAGCCAGTTGAAGGCCGGGTAGAGGTAGGCCATGCCGATGGCCACGAAGATGGCCACCACGGAGGTCACGATCGGCACGAAGCGGCGCCCACCGAAGAAGGCCAGCCAGTCGGGCAGCTTGACGCGGTAGAACTTCTGCCACAGCAGGGCCGCGACCACACCCATGACGATGCCGCCGAGCACGCCGTAGTTGATCGGGGTCTGGGTGGCCAGGTCACAAACCTTGACGCCCTGGTTCCAAGGGCCGACCTGGCCGATCTTGCCGTCAGCGGTGAAGCTGTGCAGGCACTCAAGCTGCTTGTCGCTGACCGGGTCGGGCTTGCCCATGATGAGCGGGGCCATGACCCACAGCACGTGACGGTAGACCAGGTAGCCGAACAGGCCGGCCACACCGGTGGAGCCGTCGCCCTTCCTGGCAAAGCCCACGGCTACGCCGACGGCGAAGATCAGGGGCAGGTTGTCGAAGACCGCCCCACCGGCGGCGTTGATGAGGTCGGCGACGGGCTGCATCCAGGGCAGGCTCTTTGCTACGCCATCGGCGCCGAGGATGTCGGCCTGGCCTAGCCGCAGCAGGAGGCCCGCTGCGGGCAGCGTGGCGATCGGCAGCATGAGCGAGCGCCCAAGCCGCTGGGCGACGGCGAAAGCGCCACCCGACTTCTTTGTAGACACGTTGTTCTCCATATGGGGTTCACGCAGCCACCTTGCTGCGGTCAAGGGAAGCCGACCGGCTGGACGGCGACGCTGGTCAGGTGAGGTAGAGGTCTGGACCAGCGCGGATAGAAAAACCCATCCCGCTGGTACCTGTCAAGCAACGACGCCGCGTTTCGCTCATGATCTACCAGATCGTGCTGCACAATGGGACCACGGTCCCTACCACTGGCGGCAACCAGGTCGCTATGTAGACCAGTAGAAGACCACCACAGCCCGTCACAGCCCAGCCACCCGCCATGCCTCCTTCCCGCGCCAAGTACGTACAGGTCCGCGAGCACCTCCTGAGCGAGGTGCGGTCCAGGCTGTCCCCGGGCAGCCCCATCCCCTCCGAGCGGGAGCTGTGCAGGCAGTTCCGGGTCTCCCGCATGACCGTGCGCCAGGCCATTGACACGCTCGTGGTCGACGGCGTGCTGGAACGCCACCAGGGCAAGGGCACATTCGTGGCCCGGCCCAAGGTGGACCTGCAGGTGCGGCTGACCTCCTTCACCCAGGAGATGCGTCGTCGGGGCATGCAGCCCGGTTCCGTGTTCCTGCTGGCCGAGACCGTCCCGGCCACCGCGGAGGTGGCTAAGCACCTAGAGCTCCCCGACGGCACCCCGGTACACCACCTGCGACGGCTGCTGACGGCTGACTCCACCCCTATGGCCATCGAGGAGAACTGGGTGCCTGCCAGCGCCCTGCCCGTACTCCTGTCAGGCCCCCTGAGCTTCTCGGTGTACGAGCGCCTGACGGAGGCGGGACTGGCTCCCAGCTGGGGCGAGGACCTGATCGAGGCGCACTCCGCCACCATCGAGGAGTCAACCCTGCTGGGCGTGCGCGAGGGCGCGCCCACCCTGTACATCACCCGCCGGGCCTTCCACGACCACCAGGTGGTGGACTACTCCCACTCGATCTACCGCGCGGACCGTTACGCGCTGTGGGTGCCCGTGGCGGTGCCCGCTCCCACGGTCTCCCGCCGTCCCGGCAAGGCACCCGCAGCCCCGGACGAGCACCCGGCGGCCGCAGGCTGAGCCCTACCCGCCACGGACCCGCCCTACCCGTCCCAGCCGCCGCCACCCGCCTGGAACGACCGGCGTGAAGGTGCTGGACAGTCCCGCTCAGCCAGGTACTATTTCCACTGGTATGGACCACTGCTGCTCTACCGGGCAAGGTGGCCCGCCACTAGCCAAGCACCTCCGGCACCGCCGGAAACCATCAGGAGGCCACCATGTCCCAGGCGCAGAAGATCGTTGACGCCCTAGGCGGATTCGACAACATCACCGAGATCGAGCCCTGCATCACCCGCCTGCGCTGCGAGCTGGAGGACTCCAGCATCGTGGACGAGGCCGCCCTCAAGGCCGCCGGCGCCCACGGCGTGCTCAAGGTCGGTGACTCCGTGCAGGTGATCGTGGGTCCCAATGCCGACACCATCGCTGAGGACATTGAGGACCTGCGGTGACCCTTACCGTCTCCGCCCCCCTGGCGGGCAGGCTGATTGCGGTAGAGGACGTCCCTGACCCCGTGTTCTCAGGCAAGTTCGTGGGACCCGGCGTGGCCGTGGACCCTGACCGCGCTGAACAGGTCACGGCCGTGGCCCCTATCAGCGGCAAGGTCGCCAAGGTGCACCCCCACGCCTTCGTGATCGTCTCCGACGGCGCCCAGGGCATTCTCGTGCACCTGGGCCTGGACACCGTGCAGCTCGCCGGTAAGGGCTTTGAGGTGCTGGTGCAGGAGGGGGCGCAGGTCCAGGCCGGGGACCCGGTGGTCACCTGGAGCCCGGCCCAGGTCGAGCAGGGCGGGCGCAACCCCATCGTCCCGGTTATCGCCCTGGAGGCTGACGAGGCTGCCCTGGTGCTGTCCCAGCCCGGCGCAGAGGTGACCGTCGGCCAGACGCTCATGACCGTCAAGTGATCCTGGCACTGCCGCCAGGTCACTGATAAAGGTGGTGGCCCGGTCCCCGTCGGGGGACCGGGCCACCACCTTTGTACCGGCTGCTCCGGCCTCAGGCCTGACGCTGGGCCAGCTCGTCACGCACCGCGGCCAGCAGGCTCCCCAGCCTCACCGAGCTCGGCAGGTCCTCCACCAGAACCACCTCACCGGAGCCGTCCGCCAGCGGCACGCACCAGTTGGGGTACTCACGGTCGGTTCCCGGCTGGTTCTGGGTACGGCGCTCACCGACGCCGTCCACCAGGGACACCCCGATCAGGGCGGAGGGCGTGCGCACCACGTAGCGGTAGAGGCCCTCCACGACCTCCCGCTCCGTGGGCTCCTCACCCAGCAGAGCGTGCTCCCGCAGGCGCGCCGTCATCCGGTCACGCTCCACCCGGGCCTCGGCCCGCACCTGCTCCACCGGCTCCGTCAGCAGCCCCAGGCGCTCCCGCAGCTCCACGTGCTCGTCAGCCAGGTAGCCGGCGGTCGGCGGCAGGTCGTGGGTGTTCACGGTGGACAGGGCCAGCCTGCGGTAGGCCTGCGGCTGCAGGGGCCAGCCGTCACCCTGCTTCTCGAACCACAGCACGGAGGTGCCCAGCACCCCCCGGCTGGCCAGGTACTCGCGCGCCCAGGGCTCTACGGTGCCCAGGTCCTCACCGATGACCACCGCGCCCGCACGGTAGGCCTCCAGCAGCAGCACCCCGACCATGGCCTCATGGTCGTAGCGTACGTAGGCCCCCTGGTCGGCCCCCATGCCCTCGGGGATCCACCACAGGCGGAACAGGCCGATGATGTGGTCCACCCGCAGGGCGCCAGCGTGCCGCAGGACGGTGCGGGCCATGTCCCGCAGCGGCTGGAAGGCGTGCTCAGCCAGGTAGACCGGGCTCCACGGCGGCTGGGACCAGTTCTGCCCGAGCTGGTTGTACATGTCCGGCGGGGCCCCCACCTGCATGCCCGGGGCGAAGGCGTCCGGCATGGACCACACGTCGGCGCCGCGCGGGTGCACACCGACAGCCAGGTCGTCCATGATTCCCAGGGCCATGCCGGAGGCCAGGGCCTGACTCTGGGCGCGCTCCAGCTGCTCGTCAACCACCCACTGCATCCAGGCGTAGAACTCGATCCGGTCGGCCAGGGACCGGGCCTCGTTGGCCACGTGGGCCGAGGCGGGGTCCAGCAGGTTCTGGGGCCAGGTGGCCAGGTCCCCGTACTTCTCGGTCAGGGCGCACCACAGCGCGAAACGCTCCAGGCCCTCCCCCTGCTCGGCACGGAAGCGCTCAAAGTCCCGCTGCCGGGCCCGGGAACGGCCCGCCGCGAAGATGACCTCCAGGGCCTCCCGCTTGGCCTTCCAGACCTCGTCACGGTCGATCGGGGTGGTCTGCAGATTGTGCTCGCGCACCTCCTCCAGGGCCCACTGCACCAGGGAGCGGCGCGGGCCGGAGAGCCGTGAGACCTCCAGGATGTTCTCCGGCCGGATGTAGACGGGGTTCACGAAACGGCGGGTGACCGGCAGGTAGGGCGAGGGCGTCATCGGGCCGGCCGGCTCGGCGGCGTGCAGCGGGTTGATGAGCAGGAAGTCCGCGCCCTCGTCCCCCAGGAAGCCGGCCAGCTCGGTGAGGTCATCCGTGTCACCGATCCCCCAGGAGCCTCGGGAGCGCACCGAGTACAGCTGGGCCATCACGCCCCAGCCCCCCTCCCCCAGGGCCTGGGGGATCTCCAGGCGGTCGGGGGTAACCGCCAGGGGAGCGGTGACCGTGCGGGCCGGCTCAGTGCCCCTGGCCCGGATCTCCGCGACCATGCTGTGCCAGCCCAGCGGCAGGTCCGTGGGCAGCTCGAAGGAGGCGCGCCCGGTGAGCACACCGTCAACCTCCCGGGCCGGGGTCCAGTCGTCAGTCTGCTTGAGCCAGCGCTCGCCGCCGTCCTCCAGCACGATCCGCACCGAGACGTCGGCGCCGTCAGGCACGTGGACCCGCACGGTCTCGCTCTTGCCGCTGCGGGTGACCGTGCAGGGTGGTAGGGCGTGGCGCCAGGGCTCGATCTCCACCTCCTTGAGGGCGGCGGCGATCTCCTCCTCGGTACTGGCAGGCACCCCCAGGGCGGCGAGGACCGCCTCCAGGGTCTGGCGCGAAGGGGAGGCCAGGTTCCCGTGGAAGTCCCAGTACTCGGTGGAGACCCCGTGCAGGTCGGCTAGGCGTAGCAGGCGGTCACTGGGCGGTTGGGCGGCTACGGTGGACTGGGACATCGCGGTGAGGCCTCGTTGCTCTCGCGCGCGGCGCGCGCTGGGTGGACGGGAAGGGCGGGCGGTCTCGGGAGGGCCGCATCCAGGTCCTAGCATGCCGTCCCGTGCAGCGGATTGCACATTGCCACCCGGTACATCAGCGATGTGTCCTTGAAAACCTTGCAAGATCTTTCGGGAACGCACCAGGTCGGGACTGCGGCGCCCTCCGCCGTTCTCCCCTTGGCGGAACAGGCACCGGGCGCCACGTCGCCAGGCACAATTGGGCGCGACACCTGCTTGTCCATCCGCAGCCGACCCAAGGAGCTCCTATGGCCGCCGCCCAGCAGTCCCCCGTCCAGCTCAGCGGAATCGGCGTGAGCCCTGGCCTGGTGGCGGCCCCTGTGGCCCGCATGGCCCCCGGTGTACCAGAGCCCGCGTTGGAGGTGCTAGACCCAGCCCGGGACCTGGAGCGGGAGTGCGAGCGGATCACCGCCGCCGCCCAGGAGGTCAAGAAGGGGCTGGAGCTGTCAGCCCTGCAGGCCAAGGGCGAGGGCCGGACCCTGCTGGAGACCACGGCGCAGATGGCGGCAGACCCGACCCTGACCTCCTCCGCCCAGGCCATGGTCCGCGAGCGCCGCCTGGTGCCTGAGCGGGCCGTCTGGGAGGCGGCTGGCACCCTGGCCGCGATGCTGGAGTCCCTGGGCGGCTACATGGCCGAGCGCACCAGGGACGTCGCGGACGTGCGTGACCGCATCGTGGCGGTCCTCACCGGCTCCCCCATGCCCGGGATCCCCAGCCTGCCCGAGCCCTTCGTGCTGGTGGCGGAGGACCTGGCCCCTGCGGACACTGCCCTGCTGGACCCGGAGAAGGTGGTCGCCTTCGTCACCTCCGAGGGCGGCCCCACCTCACACACCGCGATCCTGGCCCGGGCCCTGGGCATGCCCGCGATCGTGGGCACGGGCAGCGAGGTCACGGACCAGCTGCACGAGGGCGAGATCATCCTCGTGGACGGCACCAAGGGCCTGATCACCTTGTCACCCACCGAGGAGCAGCTGCGACACGCCAAGGAGCTGGCCAGCCGGGTGCGGGTCTTCAACGGTGACGGCGGGACCATGGACGGCCACGTGGTGCAGCTGCTGGCGAATGTGGGTGACGGTGCCGCCGCCCGCTCGGCGGCGGAGGCCAACGCTATGGGTGTGGGCCTGTTCCGCACCGAGTTCTGCTTCCTGGACCAGCCGCTGGAGCCCACCGTGGAGCAGCAGGTGGCGGCCTACACCGAGGTGCTGGCTGCCTTCCCCGGCAAGAAGGTGGTGGTGCGGACCCTGGACGCGGGCGCGGACAAGCCCCTGCCCTTCCTCACTGACGCCACTGAGGCCAACCCGGCGCTGGGCGTGCGCGCCTACCGCACCACCCGTCGCGACCCGGAGGTGCTGGACCACCAGCTTGAGGCCCTGGCCCAGGCACAGGCCGCCACGGAGGCCCAGGTGTGGGTCATGGCCCCCATGATCTCCACCGTGGAGGAGGCTCAGTCCTTCGCGGAGAAGGCCCGCGCGCACGGCCTGTCCACCGCCGGGATGATGATCGAGGTACCCTCGGCGGCGGTTATGGCCGACAAGATGTTCGAGTACGCGGACTTTGCCTCGGTGGGCACCAATGACCTCACCCAGTACGTGATGGCCGCGGACCGGTTGCTGTCCTCCCTGGCGGACCTGTCCACCTCCT
It encodes:
- the malQ gene encoding 4-alpha-glucanotransferase, which translates into the protein MSQSTVAAQPPSDRLLRLADLHGVSTEYWDFHGNLASPSRQTLEAVLAALGVPASTEEEIAAALKEVEIEPWRHALPPCTVTRSGKSETVRVHVPDGADVSVRIVLEDGGERWLKQTDDWTPAREVDGVLTGRASFELPTDLPLGWHSMVAEIRARGTEPARTVTAPLAVTPDRLEIPQALGEGGWGVMAQLYSVRSRGSWGIGDTDDLTELAGFLGDEGADFLLINPLHAAEPAGPMTPSPYLPVTRRFVNPVYIRPENILEVSRLSGPRRSLVQWALEEVREHNLQTTPIDRDEVWKAKREALEVIFAAGRSRARQRDFERFRAEQGEGLERFALWCALTEKYGDLATWPQNLLDPASAHVANEARSLADRIEFYAWMQWVVDEQLERAQSQALASGMALGIMDDLAVGVHPRGADVWSMPDAFAPGMQVGAPPDMYNQLGQNWSQPPWSPVYLAEHAFQPLRDMARTVLRHAGALRVDHIIGLFRLWWIPEGMGADQGAYVRYDHEAMVGVLLLEAYRAGAVVIGEDLGTVEPWAREYLASRGVLGTSVLWFEKQGDGWPLQPQAYRRLALSTVNTHDLPPTAGYLADEHVELRERLGLLTEPVEQVRAEARVERDRMTARLREHALLGEEPTEREVVEGLYRYVVRTPSALIGVSLVDGVGERRTQNQPGTDREYPNWCVPLADGSGEVVLVEDLPSSVRLGSLLAAVRDELAQRQA
- a CDS encoding PTS sugar transporter subunit IIA, whose product is MTLTVSAPLAGRLIAVEDVPDPVFSGKFVGPGVAVDPDRAEQVTAVAPISGKVAKVHPHAFVIVSDGAQGILVHLGLDTVQLAGKGFEVLVQEGAQVQAGDPVVTWSPAQVEQGGRNPIVPVIALEADEAALVLSQPGAEVTVGQTLMTVK
- a CDS encoding PTS transporter subunit EIIC, producing MENNVSTKKSGGAFAVAQRLGRSLMLPIATLPAAGLLLRLGQADILGADGVAKSLPWMQPVADLINAAGGAVFDNLPLIFAVGVAVGFARKGDGSTGVAGLFGYLVYRHVLWVMAPLIMGKPDPVSDKQLECLHSFTADGKIGQVGPWNQGVKVCDLATQTPINYGVLGGIVMGVVAALLWQKFYRVKLPDWLAFFGGRRFVPIVTSVVAIFVAIGMAYLYPAFNWLINKQLGGWLMQAGSEGGVSGALAAFVFGTANRLLIPFGLHHLLNSIPWFQLGECKNASGDVLHGDLTCFFNGVDGSNAWTGGFMTGFFPIMMFALPAAALAIWHTAKPEKRKATGALMVSVALTAFITGVTEPLEYAFAYVAFPLYAVHAVLTGSALAVSNFLGVKYGFSFSAGATDFLINWGKSSELSTSVLPGPIMVIILGLVYAVIYYFLFRFLITKLNFATPGREEDEADSFAAAQEAAAKSSGKKKA
- a CDS encoding glucose PTS transporter subunit EIIB; the encoded protein is MSQAQKIVDALGGFDNITEIEPCITRLRCELEDSSIVDEAALKAAGAHGVLKVGDSVQVIVGPNADTIAEDIEDLR
- the ptsP gene encoding phosphoenolpyruvate--protein phosphotransferase, translating into MAAAQQSPVQLSGIGVSPGLVAAPVARMAPGVPEPALEVLDPARDLERECERITAAAQEVKKGLELSALQAKGEGRTLLETTAQMAADPTLTSSAQAMVRERRLVPERAVWEAAGTLAAMLESLGGYMAERTRDVADVRDRIVAVLTGSPMPGIPSLPEPFVLVAEDLAPADTALLDPEKVVAFVTSEGGPTSHTAILARALGMPAIVGTGSEVTDQLHEGEIILVDGTKGLITLSPTEEQLRHAKELASRVRVFNGDGGTMDGHVVQLLANVGDGAAARSAAEANAMGVGLFRTEFCFLDQPLEPTVEQQVAAYTEVLAAFPGKKVVVRTLDAGADKPLPFLTDATEANPALGVRAYRTTRRDPEVLDHQLEALAQAQAATEAQVWVMAPMISTVEEAQSFAEKARAHGLSTAGMMIEVPSAAVMADKMFEYADFASVGTNDLTQYVMAADRLLSSLADLSTSWQPAVLRLIKQACDGAAPKGRPVGVCGEAAADPALAVVLVGCGVASLSMTARALPDVDAVLKSVTLAQCRELAALALDAATAEDARAAVRAQLPVLEELGL
- a CDS encoding GntR family transcriptional regulator encodes the protein MPPSRAKYVQVREHLLSEVRSRLSPGSPIPSERELCRQFRVSRMTVRQAIDTLVVDGVLERHQGKGTFVARPKVDLQVRLTSFTQEMRRRGMQPGSVFLLAETVPATAEVAKHLELPDGTPVHHLRRLLTADSTPMAIEENWVPASALPVLLSGPLSFSVYERLTEAGLAPSWGEDLIEAHSATIEESTLLGVREGAPTLYITRRAFHDHQVVDYSHSIYRADRYALWVPVAVPAPTVSRRPGKAPAAPDEHPAAAG